One window of the Acaryochloris sp. CCMEE 5410 genome contains the following:
- a CDS encoding fatty acid desaturase has protein sequence MTLAPLSSAASDVKQSRTDALISHADYVKQLRPLLPDEAFTPNLNKIWFLVINLAMLVAGWAIASYMDQWQWYWLWLYLPISLVMGNSVIVLLFSCHDLMHGSGVRHSRLFRLVSFLGLSMLWMPPTLWRAVHNREHHRNTNSEIDPDRNYLYNQPNTWGKWIQDRFVPSNEVSPFGLIVGMGHAWGVHTFRNMTSVVLFNRKDVDYVPAAFTISRRERWAIVREVFLIILVHVGIMASLSFDPVKLLFSYFLPIWIGHAGAMFYIYTNHMLSPMTAINDPLVNSVSLRVPKIFDVLHFNFSYHTEHHLFPGMNSDYYPMVQELLLKHYPERFHLLPVGQVWKLMLETPRHYEDDQTFTTWSGEQSMICPLTIDP, from the coding sequence ATGACTTTAGCTCCTCTCTCATCTGCTGCTTCTGATGTGAAGCAGAGTCGAACGGATGCGTTAATATCGCATGCCGACTATGTCAAACAGTTACGCCCTTTATTGCCTGATGAAGCTTTTACCCCCAATCTGAATAAAATTTGGTTTTTGGTGATCAATCTAGCAATGCTAGTCGCTGGTTGGGCTATTGCGAGCTATATGGATCAATGGCAATGGTATTGGTTATGGCTATATCTGCCTATTTCCCTGGTGATGGGGAATAGCGTCATAGTGTTGCTCTTCAGTTGTCATGACTTGATGCATGGCAGTGGGGTCAGACATTCAAGACTATTTCGCTTAGTTAGCTTTTTGGGACTATCTATGTTGTGGATGCCACCTACACTCTGGCGTGCGGTCCATAATCGTGAACACCACCGCAATACCAATTCTGAGATTGATCCTGATCGTAACTATCTCTACAATCAGCCCAATACTTGGGGTAAATGGATCCAGGATCGGTTTGTGCCGTCTAATGAAGTCAGTCCCTTTGGGTTAATCGTGGGGATGGGCCATGCTTGGGGGGTTCATACCTTTAGGAATATGACATCTGTGGTGTTATTCAATCGTAAGGATGTGGATTATGTTCCGGCAGCATTTACGATCAGCCGCCGGGAGCGATGGGCAATTGTTAGAGAAGTTTTTCTCATTATCCTGGTTCATGTAGGTATCATGGCTAGCCTGAGTTTTGACCCTGTGAAATTGCTCTTCAGTTATTTCCTACCGATCTGGATTGGCCATGCAGGCGCCATGTTTTACATCTACACCAACCATATGCTGTCACCGATGACGGCCATTAATGATCCGCTAGTCAATAGCGTTTCTCTGAGGGTTCCTAAGATCTTTGATGTTCTGCATTTTAATTTTTCATATCATACGGAACACCATCTTTTTCCGGGAATGAATTCTGACTATTACCCAATGGTGCAGGAGTTGCTACTGAAGCACTATCCTGAGCGCTTTCATTTACTGCCTGTCGGCCAAGTATGGAAGTTAATGTTGGAAACACCTAGGCATTACGAAGATGATCAGACCTTTACCACTTGGTCAGGTGAGCAATCTATGATTTGTCCTTTGACGATTGATCCTTAG